From Tiliqua scincoides isolate rTilSci1 chromosome 2, rTilSci1.hap2, whole genome shotgun sequence, the proteins below share one genomic window:
- the LOC136641497 gene encoding uncharacterized protein: protein MEMVRLLPGEAAPGDRRVIRTARSYWPRVPGLPCPPAWQERTGCSPALPTRGAPACWTRVSPAAPPADRRMRTTGGALPPLPLGLLALLALPGAAPAAGSRPGERVGPDRGSSGEGRVSATRPPHRPAPAPPRWRGFQVCGGVPGASWRGGRSGHLHLRRGAEDLGPGVEGEGGAAESGGRGVAVAGAAPRGAWAGMGRAWRSCPFRRGVGSGETRHGKGVWTWGCQTHLGAELSQCSAAPADSQPLWSGAGRGRHLDWCLETRCLELGPLAPLLSRCRGGRGSLAVRPLSRPAHTLSPPSVEDTYVELDFFQESFPSQKQSGEYLQERNEDEIFHVDWDRKETVWRLPDFTTYSGFDAQGALGNLAVLKNNLEIMMKRSNRTQAPDVAPSAIVYLKNPMELGNPNVLICFVDQFFPPVLNITWLKNGEVVSQGVTETDFYPKADSTFRKFSYLPFVPEPGDFYVCKVDHWGLTESLSKLWGKQDRDYSRQRELHMVSLIAIEEDDGLDQWWQTYGTHSKEPTPIPETLENVICALGLALGILGIIAGTILCFKARQGVAPSATVYLKNSLELGTPNVLICFVDQFFPPVLNITWLKNGEVVSQGVTETDFYPKADRTFRKFSYLPFIPEPGDFYVCKVDHWGLTESLSKLWYSKEPTPIPETLENVICALGLALGILGIIAGTILCFKARQGDESSRHRGAR, encoded by the exons ATGGAGATGGTCAG GCTCCTGCCGGGGGAAGCTGCTCCCGGCGACAGGCGCGTCATCCGCACAGCCCGTTCCTATTGGCCGAGAGTGCCGGGGCTCCCCTGCCCCCCCGCCTGGCAGGAAAGGACCGGCTGCAGCCCCGCGCTCCCCACTCGCGGAGCCCCTGCCTGCTGGACGCGCGTCTCGCCCGCAGCCCCGCCAGCCGACCGGAGAATGAGGACGACGGGGGGGGCCCTGCCGCCGCTGCCCCTCGGCCTCCTGGCGCTGCTCGCCCTGCCCGGCGCCGCCCCCGCCGCAG GCAGCAGGCCCGGTGAGCGAGTGGGTCCGGACCGAGGCTCCTCCGGCGAAGGGCGGGTGAGCGCCACGCGCCCCCCCCACCGTCCTGCGCCCGCCCCTCCCCGCTGGAGGGGCTTCCAGGTGTGCGGGGGCGTTCCCGGAGCCTCCTGGCGGGGTGGGCGGAGCGGGCACCTTCACCTCAGGCGGGGCGCGGAGGACCTCGGTCCCGgggtggaaggagagggaggggctgcggAGTCGGGGGGGCGTGGCGTGGCGGTGGCAGGCGCAGCTCCGAGGGGCGCCTGGGCAGGGATGGGACGCGCGTGGCGCTCGTGCCCCTTCCGCAGAGGGGTGGGAAGCGGAGAGACGCGCCACGGGAAGGGGGTCTGGACCTGGGGGTGCCAGACGCACCTCggagctgagctcagccagtgctCTGCTGCCCCGGCAGACTCGCAGCCCCTCTGGTCCGGAGCGGGCCGGGGTCGTCACCTGGACTGGTGTTTGGAGACGCGGTGCTTAGAGCTGGGCCCGCTGGCGCCCCTTCTCAGCAGGTGCCGGGGAGGGCGGGGGTCCCTGGCAGTCAGGCCTTTATCCCGCCCCGCTcacactctctcccccccttcagtGGAGGACACATACGTGGAGCTGGACTTCTTCCAGGAGAGCTTCCCCTCGCAGAAGCAGTCCGGGGAGTACTTGCAGGAGCGCAATGAAGATGAGATCTTCCACGTGGACTGGGACAGGAAGGAGACCGTCTGGAGGCTGCCGGACTTCACCACCTACAGTGGCTTCGATGCGCAGGGAGCTCTGGGCAACCTGGCTGTCTTGAAGAACAACCTGGAGATCATGATGAAGCGCAGCAACCGGACGCAGGCCCCAGACG TTGCTCCTTCAGCAATTGTGTACCTCAAAAACCCCATGGAACTGGGAAACCCCAACGTGCTCATCTGCTTCGTGGACCAGTTCTTCCCCCCAGTGCTGAACATCACATGGCTGAAGAACGGGGAGGTGGTTTCCCAGGGCGTGACAGAGACCGACTTCTACCCCAAAGCCGACAGCACCTTCCGCAAGTTCTCCTACCTGCCCTTCGTCCCGGAGCCCGGAGACTTCTATGTCTGCAAAGTGGACCACTGGGGCCTGACCGAGAGCCTGAGCAAGCTCTGGGGTAAGCAGGACAGGGATTATTCT AGGCAAAGAGAGCTGCATATGGTCTCTCTGATCGCCATTGAGGAAGATGATGGCCTAGACCAGTGGTGGCAAACCTATGGAACAC acTCCAAGGAGCCCACTCCCATTCCGGAGACACTGGAGAATGTGATCTGCGCCCTGGGCCTGGCGCTGGGCATCTTGGGCATCATTGCTGGCACCATCCTGTGCTTCAAGGCCAGGCAGGGGG TTGCTCCTTCTGCAACAGTGTATCTCAAAAACTCTTTGGAATTGGGGACCCCCAACGTGCTCATCTGCTTCGTGGACCAGTTCTTCCCCCCAGTGCTGAACATCACGTGGCTGAAGAACGGGGAGGTGGTTTCCCAGGGCGTGACAGAGACTGACTTCTACCCCAAAGCAGACCGCACCTTCCGCAAGTTCTCCTACCTGCCCTTCATCCCAGAGCCTGGAGACTTCTATGTCTGCAAAGTGGACCACTGGGGCCTGACTGAGAGCCTGAGCAAGCTCTggt actccaaGGAGCCCACTCCCATTCCGGAGACACTGGAGAATGTGATCTGCGCCCTGGGCCTGGCACTTGGCATCTTGGGCATCATTGCTGGCACCATCCTGTGCTTCAAGGCCAGGCAGGGGGATGAGAGCAGCCGTCACCGGGGTGCCAGGTGA